GTCCAAGGGCGAGTTGTACAAAACGGAGCTTTTGTGGTGGAGCATTGCCACAGCGGAGCGGATCGCTCGGCTCTGCCGAGTGGCACAAAAGCCCCGTTTTGTAGCTTAGGGGACATTGGAAAAGCCCCCAACTCGCAATCTGAAGGCACTGGCGCACCAGGGAGATTCCGGTGGCACAGGCGGCTTCGCCGGCGACCGCAAGGGAGCGCGGGCAGGGAGGCGGCCTGTGGCTACGCTTCAAGCACCAGCAAGCTGTAGGCGCGCAAAAAACCGCACAGCAAAGCTAAAGACCTGGCTCTTCTGCTGTGGATCTGCCGTCTTAGTTCGTCTTTATAATCGCGTCGAATCCAGCAGCTTTAAGCCTGGAAACCATGTTTAGGGCGTTCTCTCTTTTGGAGTAGGCTCCCACCTGTACGCGAAATGAAGCTTCTTGATTTGGAGATTTATTGGGCTTTGGTATTGAGGGCGAGACTTTGGCGAGCTCGCTTTTGAATATGTTCCAGCGTTTCCAGTCACTGCCGCTCATACTGCGAGGACAAGTCTTTCTGCTGGCGTCATAATGTCTGACAACGTTTTCTGAAGGGATACTGTATTTTTTCATAAGGTGCTCTGCAAGGTCCTTGGCGTTGGCTATGGACTTCTCTAGATTTCCTGTAAGGCATATCTCTATGGACAGGCTGTTGTTGTTAGTTATGCCGTACTTTCCTTTTCCGTCGCCGCAGTGCCACGCAGAGTCCGAATCTTTTATGATCTGGATGATGTTCTCATTGTCCACGAAGTAGTGCGCCGAGGCATTCCTATTTCCACCTCCGAAGTATTTCCAATGGTTTATGGCCCCTGCATTTGGGTTGCCGGTGTCATGGATAACTATATACTTGGGCTTGTTGGTGTCTTTGTTGTGGTTGTGGAATATAGGATAGAACTGTATTGGAAGCATTGAATTCTCCTTTCGTAAAGAAAAATACATAAAAACCTACCAAAATACATCGAATACATGATACAATATAAACAGGAAATTGTCTACCAATTATGGAAACTGATTTACTTTTGAGATCTG
This genomic window from Andreesenia angusta contains:
- a CDS encoding N-acetylmuramoyl-L-alanine amidase, with translation MLPIQFYPIFHNHNKDTNKPKYIVIHDTGNPNAGAINHWKYFGGGNRNASAHYFVDNENIIQIIKDSDSAWHCGDGKGKYGITNNNSLSIEICLTGNLEKSIANAKDLAEHLMKKYSIPSENVVRHYDASRKTCPRSMSGSDWKRWNIFKSELAKVSPSIPKPNKSPNQEASFRVQVGAYSKRENALNMVSRLKAAGFDAIIKTN